In Funiculus sociatus GB2-C1, the genomic window TGGCTATATGCTGATTGGTCAAATCAGACAACTATCCCCAGAGCAGGGAGGACAGATTCCCGCGATCGCACTTACTGCCTATGCTGGAGAAATCAATCAGCAGCAAGCCTTAGCTGCCGGATTTCACAGGCATCTTTCCAAGCCGGTTGAGCCGGAAATGTTAGTGCAGACAATTGAGCAATTGCTTCATCGAATTGGGTAAGGCAGAGTATTAGACATCTGCGGGAAATTAAGATTCAGCTACCTCGCTACAAGAATCTCAGGTTAATTATCGAAGATGTCTTTTGAGTATAGTGTGGGAGGATGTCACGTCTTGAGGACTAGCCTAATGCTGCTTGGCATAGATTTAGGAACAGGGTCTGCTAAGGCATTGCTCCTAGCGACAGACGGAACCACTATAGGTGAAGCATCAAGCTCTTATCCTGTTCATGCACCCCACCCTGGATGGGCTGAGTCGGAACCAGGGGATTGGTGGTTAGCTGTTGCAAAAGCTGTTAGGCAGGCAGTGGGAAATCACGCTGATCAAGTACAGGCGATCGCACTTTCAGGGCAAATGCACGGTGTTGTCCTAGCTTCGGAGTCGGGTCAGCCCCTGCGTCCTGCTATCCTCTGGGCAGATACTCGTAGTGCCACGCTTAGCGCTTATCATTCGCTCGATGCCGCTATTCTAGAGCGCTTGGGCAACCCGATTACGGCTGGAATGGCGGGGCCAACTTTGTTGTGGCTACGAGAACACGAGCCTACTGTCTACACCGAAGCGCGTTGGGCACTCCAGCCAAAAGATTGGCTACGGTTACGGATGACTGGAGAAGTTGCAACCGAACCCTCTGATGCCAGTGGTACTTTGCTTTACGATGTTGTGTCGGACAACTGGGCAGAGGATGCAATCTCAGCCCAAAATCTACGTTGCGATTGGTTACCAAAAATTATCCCCTCTAGTGCGATCGCCGGCTACCTGACGGCTGTTGCTTCAGAGCATCTTGGCTTAAGAGTTGGCTTACCCGTTATCGCGGGTGCTGCGGATACCGCAGCGGCAGCACTTGGTAACGGACTACTACCTGGTTTAGTTCAACTAACCATCGGCACAGCCGCTCAAATCATTACACCTCGCTCCCAACCCATTATCGATCCTCAGGGTCGTACACATCTCTATCGAGCCGCCGTACCTAACCAGTGGTACACCCTTGCAGCCATGCAAAATGCGGGGTTAGCGCTGGAGTGGGTGCGAGGTATCCTCGGCTTGAGCTG contains:
- a CDS encoding FGGY family carbohydrate kinase gives rise to the protein MLLGIDLGTGSAKALLLATDGTTIGEASSSYPVHAPHPGWAESEPGDWWLAVAKAVRQAVGNHADQVQAIALSGQMHGVVLASESGQPLRPAILWADTRSATLSAYHSLDAAILERLGNPITAGMAGPTLLWLREHEPTVYTEARWALQPKDWLRLRMTGEVATEPSDASGTLLYDVVSDNWAEDAISAQNLRCDWLPKIIPSSAIAGYLTAVASEHLGLRVGLPVIAGAADTAAAALGNGLLPGLVQLTIGTAAQIITPRSQPIIDPQGRTHLYRAAVPNQWYTLAAMQNAGLALEWVRGILGLS